In the Desulfatirhabdium butyrativorans DSM 18734 genome, one interval contains:
- a CDS encoding lectin like domain-containing protein — protein MAPKANDVRPSDHRFRNAARRFRLPFRLSIILMMLALSSFAYASDFEQAPQNPAFVRYQQKLVQGRLSGSFTASGHALGHIPSPVDISHAEQNRPPLSQFSAAIPATYDLRKTGKVTAVRDQGKCGACWAFATYGSLESYLMPSENWDFSEEDLNDTHGFDAAPCEGGNSFMSAAYLARWSGPVRESDVPYKYAAYAPQKHVQKVIYVPRTKYSFPEIKQAIIDHGGIDTSINWSDDYYNTSTYGYYYSGTSESNHDVTIVGWDDSYSKSNFFSQPPGDGAFIIRNSWGSSFGDGGYFYLSYYDTYAGYNCWAFHNAEASDNYLEKYEYDPLGWVGDYGYKTNTAWGANIFQAASSNSLKAVAFYATAPNLQYEVRVYTGVTAGNPISGSLALSQAGTLSEMGYHTVSLSQAVSLTAGQLFSVVVSFTTPNYIYPIPAEWPVDGYSSKAVAHAGESFFSSNGVNWTDVSATQSQINVCIKAFTGKAEEDCVTKWLKNNPATGAILQTELQDVNCVFNGIQSLLPEYLYPPTQTVAFDALAYRMYTSTAAFLGAWKSNSVKIFYLGYLSNNCPYDLGTIETLKPVVCTKSAASQSGK, from the coding sequence ATGGCTCCAAAAGCGAATGATGTCCGACCCAGCGACCACCGTTTTCGAAACGCGGCCCGCCGTTTTCGGCTGCCTTTCCGTTTGTCAATCATCCTGATGATGTTGGCATTGTCCTCCTTTGCCTATGCCAGCGATTTCGAGCAAGCCCCCCAGAACCCCGCTTTCGTCCGCTATCAGCAGAAACTGGTCCAGGGCCGACTTTCGGGGAGCTTTACCGCTTCGGGTCATGCCCTCGGCCATATCCCAAGTCCTGTCGATATTTCGCATGCAGAGCAGAACCGGCCGCCGCTTTCGCAATTCAGCGCCGCCATTCCGGCGACCTATGACCTTCGGAAAACCGGAAAAGTGACAGCGGTCCGGGATCAGGGAAAGTGCGGGGCGTGCTGGGCGTTTGCCACCTACGGATCGCTGGAATCCTATCTGATGCCTTCGGAAAACTGGGATTTTTCGGAAGAGGACCTCAACGACACCCATGGGTTTGACGCGGCTCCCTGTGAGGGCGGCAATTCCTTTATGTCTGCGGCCTATCTTGCCCGATGGAGCGGGCCTGTCCGAGAATCGGATGTCCCGTATAAATATGCGGCGTATGCTCCCCAAAAACATGTGCAGAAAGTCATCTATGTCCCGCGAACCAAATATTCGTTCCCGGAAATCAAGCAGGCGATCATCGATCATGGGGGTATCGATACATCCATAAACTGGTCGGATGACTATTACAACACATCCACGTATGGATATTATTACAGCGGAACATCCGAATCCAACCATGATGTGACGATTGTCGGATGGGACGATTCCTACAGCAAATCCAATTTCTTCTCCCAGCCTCCGGGAGACGGGGCGTTCATCATTCGAAACAGTTGGGGATCGAGTTTCGGAGATGGCGGATATTTTTATCTGTCATATTACGACACGTATGCGGGATACAACTGCTGGGCTTTCCACAATGCCGAGGCGTCGGACAATTACCTCGAAAAATACGAATACGATCCACTCGGCTGGGTAGGAGATTATGGCTACAAGACCAATACCGCCTGGGGGGCCAATATTTTTCAGGCGGCATCTTCCAACAGCCTGAAAGCGGTTGCATTCTATGCGACAGCTCCCAATCTACAATATGAAGTCCGCGTGTACACAGGGGTTACCGCGGGAAATCCAATTTCAGGCTCTCTTGCTTTAAGCCAGGCCGGAACCCTTTCGGAGATGGGATACCATACGGTTTCGTTGAGCCAGGCCGTTTCCCTGACGGCGGGTCAGTTGTTTTCGGTGGTTGTCTCCTTTACGACACCGAATTACATTTACCCCATTCCAGCGGAGTGGCCGGTTGATGGGTATTCTTCCAAGGCGGTCGCACACGCAGGGGAGAGCTTTTTCAGTTCAAATGGCGTCAATTGGACGGATGTTTCCGCAACGCAGTCCCAGATCAATGTTTGCATCAAGGCCTTTACCGGAAAAGCCGAAGAAGACTGCGTCACCAAATGGCTCAAGAACAATCCGGCAACCGGAGCCATCCTGCAGACGGAACTCCAGGATGTCAATTGCGTATTTAACGGGATTCAATCTCTGCTGCCCGAATATCTGTATCCACCGACGCAAACAGTTGCCTTCGATGCACTCGCGTACCGGATGTATACGTCTACCGCCGCATTTCTGGGGGCATGGAAAAGCAATTCGGTCAAAATCTTCTACCTGGGTTACCTGTCCAATAACTGTCCCTACGATCTGGGCACGATCGAAACCCTGAAACCGGTTGTCTGTACCAAAAGTGCTGCCAGTCAGTCAGGCAAGTAG
- a CDS encoding cation:proton antiporter regulatory subunit has product MKVKTNDLPGIGKRYSLDLAEGDHIAMILHQNGYREIYHFTNADADEPDWTIKMTDEEARQIGAILMGADYQPVSDERMEMLLKSIRIEWLQVSADSELANRRIIDSQIRKKTGATIIAIQRGEQMIGSPDVNETILPGDVLMVVGNRQQTKGLDRMCHSCVLKSAGPESGLPPTAASSS; this is encoded by the coding sequence ATGAAAGTGAAAACGAATGATCTGCCGGGAATCGGCAAGCGCTATTCGCTCGATCTGGCCGAGGGCGACCATATCGCCATGATTCTGCATCAGAACGGGTATCGGGAAATTTACCATTTTACCAATGCCGATGCGGATGAGCCCGACTGGACGATAAAGATGACGGACGAGGAAGCCCGGCAGATCGGGGCGATCCTGATGGGCGCCGATTATCAGCCGGTTTCCGACGAGCGCATGGAAATGCTGCTGAAAAGCATCCGGATCGAATGGCTTCAGGTGAGTGCGGACAGCGAGCTGGCCAACCGCCGGATCATCGATTCCCAGATCCGCAAGAAAACGGGCGCAACCATCATCGCCATCCAGCGGGGAGAGCAGATGATCGGGAGCCCCGATGTCAACGAAACGATTCTGCCGGGCGATGTCCTGATGGTGGTCGGCAATCGCCAACAGACCAAAGGCCTCGATCGGATGTGCCATTCCTGCGTGCTGAAATCCGCTGGTCCGGAATCCGGTCTTCCCCCCACCGCCGCCTCTTCTTCATGA
- a CDS encoding Gfo/Idh/MocA family protein yields MKQIRVGVVGVGYLGAYHAEKYAQMPGVELVGVADIDAARAAEIAGKCHTASCADHRDLIGKVDAVSIAVSTSQHYAVARDFLENGVDVLIEKPMTTSLEEADALIALAQKNGLILQVGHLERFNPTVVALQDIVTRPLFIESHRLSIFKPRCTDVSVILDLMIHDIDLILSFVRSSIREIRASGVAVISEHVDIANARLEFASGCVANVTASRISTKNERKLRIFQQDAYVSVDFANRNILCIRKNGGQPDSLIPGADIQSIRFDAADALNDELIAFVEAVRSRNAPPVTGEMGRDALKAALDILETIQAFNRRHAEVLLA; encoded by the coding sequence ATGAAACAGATTCGGGTCGGGGTCGTCGGCGTCGGCTATCTGGGCGCCTACCATGCGGAAAAATACGCCCAGATGCCGGGTGTGGAACTGGTGGGGGTGGCCGACATCGATGCGGCCCGGGCTGCGGAAATCGCCGGAAAATGCCACACGGCCTCCTGCGCCGATCACCGCGATCTCATCGGAAAGGTGGATGCCGTCAGCATCGCCGTATCCACATCCCAGCACTATGCGGTCGCCAGGGATTTTCTGGAAAACGGCGTCGATGTCCTCATCGAAAAGCCCATGACCACCAGCCTCGAGGAGGCCGATGCGCTCATCGCCCTGGCCCAGAAAAACGGCCTCATCCTGCAGGTCGGCCACCTGGAGCGCTTCAACCCGACCGTTGTGGCCCTGCAGGACATCGTCACCCGCCCGCTGTTCATCGAAAGCCACCGCCTGAGCATCTTCAAGCCCCGGTGCACCGATGTCAGCGTCATCCTCGATCTGATGATCCACGACATCGATCTGATCCTGAGCTTTGTGCGCTCCTCCATCCGGGAAATCCGCGCCTCCGGGGTCGCCGTCATTTCGGAGCACGTCGATATCGCCAACGCCCGGCTGGAATTCGCCAGCGGCTGCGTGGCCAACGTCACCGCAAGCCGGATCTCCACCAAGAACGAGCGCAAGCTGCGCATCTTCCAGCAGGATGCCTATGTATCGGTGGATTTTGCCAACCGCAACATCCTGTGCATCCGCAAGAACGGGGGCCAGCCCGACAGCCTGATACCGGGGGCCGACATCCAGAGCATCCGCTTCGATGCGGCCGATGCCTTAAACGATGAGCTGATCGCCTTCGTGGAAGCCGTCCGGAGCCGAAACGCCCCGCCCGTCACCGGCGAGATGGGCCGCGACGCCCTCAAGGCCGCCCTCGACATTCTTGAAACCATCCAGGCCTTCAACCGCCGCCATGCCGAGGTGCTGCTCGCATGA
- a CDS encoding ABC transporter ATP-binding protein codes for MKLPHLPRLTARHRKILALIRDAWPKLLLAMGCMLILAGATSATAFLVKPVLDDIFFKRDVAMLKVIPIVVVFIYLLRGLSMVGQDYLMNAVGQNIIRKLRNQLYNRIQDLPLSFFQEERTGVLMSRITNDVTIIKNMVSTSVTASLRDCFSIIGLVGVIFYRDWQLAAYALIILPLAFYPVVRFGRKVRRVSTGCQEAMAEMNVFLHETFSGNKIVKAFGMEDYEKERFARKTLELFRLEMKAVVARAISSPVMEFLAGVGIAFIIWYGGFRVISGTSTPGTFFSFMAAVLMLYDPVKKMSGLNNTIQEGLAAADRVFEIIEKEPDIREAPQPVVIPRGPHSVRFRDVWFGYGSTMVLKGIRLRVKAGEVLAIVGMSGGGKTSLVNLIPRFYDVTRGAILIDGIDIRQASIRSLREQIAIVTQEPILFDDTIRNNIAYGNPSAGFDQIEEAARAAFAYEFIDRLPDRFDSRIGELGNRLSGGEKQRICIARALLKDAPILILDEATSSLDSEAERLVQQALENLMRGRTTFVIAHRLSTVTYASRIIVIVNGEIVEEGTHDALMEQQGEYWRLHQMQNTILG; via the coding sequence ATGAAGCTGCCGCACCTTCCCCGGCTCACCGCCAGACACCGCAAGATCCTCGCCCTCATCCGGGATGCCTGGCCCAAGCTGCTGCTGGCCATGGGCTGCATGCTGATTCTGGCGGGAGCGACATCGGCCACGGCCTTTCTGGTCAAACCCGTGCTCGACGACATTTTCTTCAAGCGCGATGTGGCCATGCTGAAAGTGATCCCCATCGTTGTCGTGTTCATCTACCTGCTGCGGGGCCTGAGCATGGTCGGGCAGGACTACCTGATGAACGCCGTCGGGCAGAACATCATCCGCAAGCTGCGCAACCAGCTCTACAACCGGATTCAGGACCTGCCGCTTTCCTTTTTCCAGGAAGAGCGCACCGGCGTTCTGATGAGCCGGATCACCAACGATGTCACCATCATCAAGAACATGGTCTCCACCTCCGTGACGGCCTCGCTTCGGGATTGCTTTTCCATCATCGGCCTGGTTGGGGTCATCTTCTACCGGGACTGGCAACTGGCCGCCTATGCCCTGATCATCCTGCCGCTGGCCTTCTATCCGGTAGTGCGCTTCGGCCGCAAGGTCCGCCGGGTGAGCACCGGCTGCCAGGAGGCCATGGCCGAGATGAACGTGTTCCTGCATGAGACCTTCTCCGGCAACAAGATCGTCAAGGCCTTCGGCATGGAGGATTACGAGAAGGAGCGCTTCGCCCGGAAAACGCTCGAGCTCTTCCGGCTGGAAATGAAGGCCGTCGTTGCCCGGGCCATTTCATCGCCCGTCATGGAATTTCTGGCAGGCGTAGGCATTGCCTTCATCATCTGGTACGGCGGCTTCCGGGTCATTTCCGGCACATCGACACCGGGCACCTTCTTCTCCTTCATGGCGGCCGTGCTCATGCTCTACGATCCGGTCAAGAAGATGAGCGGCCTGAACAACACCATCCAGGAAGGGCTGGCCGCAGCGGACCGGGTCTTCGAGATCATCGAAAAGGAGCCGGATATCCGGGAAGCGCCGCAGCCCGTCGTCATCCCCAGAGGACCCCATTCGGTGCGGTTCCGGGATGTGTGGTTCGGCTACGGATCGACCATGGTGCTCAAGGGGATCCGGCTGCGGGTCAAGGCCGGGGAGGTGCTGGCCATCGTGGGGATGAGCGGCGGCGGGAAAACTTCGCTCGTCAACCTGATCCCGCGCTTCTACGATGTGACCCGCGGGGCCATCCTGATCGACGGAATCGATATCCGGCAGGCTTCCATCCGATCGCTGCGGGAGCAGATCGCCATCGTCACCCAGGAGCCGATCCTCTTCGACGATACGATCCGCAACAACATCGCCTACGGCAATCCCTCGGCCGGCTTCGACCAGATCGAGGAAGCGGCCCGGGCCGCATTCGCCTACGAGTTCATCGACCGGTTGCCCGACCGCTTTGATTCGCGCATCGGCGAGCTGGGCAACCGGCTCTCGGGCGGTGAAAAGCAGCGCATTTGCATAGCGCGGGCCCTGCTGAAGGACGCGCCGATCCTGATTCTGGATGAAGCCACTTCCTCACTCGATTCCGAGGCCGAGCGGCTGGTGCAGCAGGCCCTGGAAAACCTGATGCGCGGCCGGACCACTTTTGTCATTGCGCACCGGCTCTCCACCGTGACCTACGCCAGCCGGATCATCGTGATCGTCAACGGCGAAATCGTGGAGGAAGGCACCCACGATGCATTGATGGAACAACAGGGGGAGTATTGGCGGCTGCATCAGATGCAGAATACGATACTGGGGTGA
- the lpxB gene encoding lipid-A-disaccharide synthase yields the protein MSRPAKSIFLIAGEASGDLHGANVVRAIRRMDPDIAVTGIGGAHLRDAGMETLIDASALSVVGITEVIAHLPVIFSSLAAVKRALRERRPDLVLLIDYPDFNLRVARMAKGLGIPVFYYISPQIWAWRENRVRTIARRIDHMAVILPFEADFYKKHGVPVTFVGHPLMDTPLGAEVPRERPLEGPAVIGLLPGSRTGEIRRLLPVMIESARRIAEHSPATRFLLSRAPGVEASLLRALLPEGFPVEIADDLSDVFRQAALVVAASGTVTLQSAIQGIPMIIVYKVSPISYRLGKWLIKVPHIGLINLIAGRKIVPELIQDEADGPNIAQTALRMLGDPLLLQTMRNDLLEARRILGGPGASERAARIALSFLEHRP from the coding sequence ATGAGCCGCCCTGCCAAATCCATTTTCCTGATCGCAGGCGAGGCATCGGGGGATCTGCACGGCGCAAACGTCGTGCGGGCCATCCGCCGGATGGACCCGGACATTGCAGTGACGGGCATCGGCGGGGCGCATCTGCGGGATGCCGGCATGGAAACGCTCATCGACGCATCGGCCCTGTCCGTTGTCGGTATCACCGAAGTCATTGCTCACCTGCCGGTGATTTTCTCGAGCCTTGCCGCAGTGAAGCGGGCGCTGCGCGAAAGGCGGCCCGATCTGGTGCTGCTCATCGACTATCCCGATTTCAACCTGCGGGTGGCCAGGATGGCCAAGGGGCTCGGCATACCGGTGTTCTACTACATCAGCCCCCAGATCTGGGCCTGGCGGGAAAACCGGGTGAGGACCATCGCCCGGCGCATCGATCACATGGCCGTCATCCTGCCCTTCGAGGCGGATTTCTATAAAAAGCACGGGGTTCCGGTCACCTTCGTGGGCCATCCGCTGATGGATACGCCGCTCGGGGCCGAAGTGCCCCGGGAGCGGCCCTTGGAAGGACCAGCCGTCATCGGGTTGCTGCCCGGTTCCCGGACCGGCGAAATCCGAAGGCTGCTGCCGGTAATGATCGAGAGCGCCCGGCGGATCGCCGAGCACAGCCCCGCCACCCGGTTTCTGCTCTCCCGGGCGCCGGGTGTGGAGGCATCGCTGCTGCGCGCCCTGCTGCCGGAGGGGTTTCCCGTCGAGATCGCGGACGATCTTTCCGACGTGTTCCGGCAGGCCGCCCTGGTGGTGGCCGCATCGGGCACGGTAACGCTTCAGAGCGCCATCCAGGGGATCCCGATGATCATCGTCTACAAGGTATCCCCGATCAGCTATCGCCTGGGCAAATGGCTCATCAAGGTGCCCCACATCGGGCTGATCAACCTCATTGCCGGCCGCAAAATCGTGCCGGAGCTCATCCAGGATGAAGCCGACGGCCCGAACATCGCCCAGACGGCGCTTCGCATGCTGGGCGATCCGCTCCTGCTGCAAACCATGCGGAACGATCTGCTCGAAGCCCGCCGGATTCTGGGCGGTCCCGGCGCCTCGGAGCGGGCCGCCCGCATCGCCCTGTCCTTTTTGGAGCACCGGCCATGA
- the lpxA gene encoding acyl-ACP--UDP-N-acetylglucosamine O-acyltransferase has product MIHPTAIVSPGATLGDNVTIGPYAVIQDDVVIGSHTTIGPHAVIDSHTTIGEHCQIFQFAAIGAAPQSLKYEGEPTTTRIGDHTIVREFATVHRGTVEGGGQTIVGDYNLLMACSHVAHDCRTGHHTILANAATLAGHIILGNHVTVGGLVAIHQFVRVGDFAFIGGKSAVVKDIPPYVIAAGDRASLHGLNTVGLKRQGFTDESLSRLKKVYRIVFRIGLTLKEAIERVKAEMEMTEEVDYFVRFLLNSERGITR; this is encoded by the coding sequence ATGATACACCCAACAGCCATCGTTTCTCCCGGGGCCACCCTGGGAGACAACGTCACCATCGGTCCGTATGCCGTAATCCAGGACGATGTCGTCATCGGCAGCCACACCACCATCGGCCCCCACGCCGTGATCGATAGCCACACCACCATCGGTGAACATTGTCAGATCTTTCAATTCGCCGCCATCGGCGCAGCCCCGCAATCCCTGAAATACGAAGGGGAACCGACCACCACCCGGATCGGGGATCATACGATCGTTCGGGAATTTGCCACCGTGCATCGGGGGACGGTGGAGGGCGGCGGTCAGACCATCGTCGGAGATTACAACCTGTTGATGGCTTGCAGCCATGTGGCACATGATTGCAGGACGGGGCATCACACGATCCTGGCCAATGCCGCAACACTGGCAGGCCATATCATCCTGGGCAACCATGTCACGGTCGGCGGGCTTGTGGCCATCCACCAGTTCGTGCGGGTGGGGGATTTTGCCTTCATCGGCGGCAAATCGGCCGTCGTCAAGGACATTCCGCCCTACGTGATCGCAGCCGGCGACCGGGCGAGCCTGCATGGGCTCAACACCGTAGGCCTCAAACGGCAGGGGTTCACGGATGAGAGTCTTTCCAGGCTCAAGAAAGTGTACCGGATCGTTTTCCGGATTGGACTGACCCTGAAAGAAGCCATCGAGCGCGTGAAGGCCGAAATGGAAATGACCGAGGAAGTCGACTATTTCGTCAGATTTCTGCTGAATTCCGAAAGAGGGATCACGCGATAG
- a CDS encoding LpxI family protein: MNEERIGVIAGSGQFPLLFAAAARNKGYRLYTAAYINEADPALEAYSEVFERVHLGQVKKLIRFFKSHDVHQAVMIGAIQKARMFTDIRPDIQAILMVARLRATHDDAVLRGFASLLEKEGIRIQPSTFLLPELLAPAGCWTRRKPKRTESADIALGVRLAREIGKLDIGQCVVIGGGSVLAVEAIDGTDATILRGGGLGKGNAVVVKIAKPNQDLRFDMPAVGRETIETMHRANVGALAVEAGKTVVFDREAMIVQANRYNITIVGIEAEPDAPAAAIDATETTA; this comes from the coding sequence ATGAATGAAGAGCGCATCGGGGTGATCGCGGGCTCGGGGCAGTTTCCCCTGCTCTTTGCCGCAGCCGCCCGGAACAAAGGCTACCGGCTCTACACGGCAGCCTACATCAACGAGGCCGATCCCGCACTGGAAGCCTATTCCGAGGTGTTCGAGCGGGTGCATCTGGGCCAGGTGAAAAAGCTCATCCGCTTTTTCAAGTCCCATGACGTACACCAGGCCGTGATGATCGGCGCCATCCAGAAGGCCCGGATGTTCACGGACATCCGGCCCGACATCCAGGCCATCCTGATGGTGGCAAGGCTGCGGGCCACGCATGACGATGCCGTCCTGCGCGGATTCGCCTCGCTGCTGGAAAAGGAAGGCATCCGCATCCAGCCATCCACCTTCCTGCTGCCGGAGCTGCTGGCCCCTGCCGGCTGCTGGACCCGCCGCAAACCCAAACGGACCGAATCGGCCGACATCGCCCTGGGTGTGCGGCTGGCGCGTGAAATCGGCAAACTCGATATCGGCCAGTGTGTGGTGATCGGCGGCGGCTCGGTGCTGGCCGTGGAAGCCATCGACGGGACCGACGCCACCATCCTGCGGGGCGGCGGCCTCGGCAAGGGCAATGCCGTTGTCGTCAAGATCGCCAAACCCAACCAGGACCTGCGCTTCGACATGCCGGCCGTCGGCCGGGAGACCATCGAAACCATGCACCGGGCAAACGTCGGGGCGCTTGCCGTGGAAGCCGGCAAAACCGTGGTCTTCGACCGGGAGGCCATGATCGTGCAGGCCAATCGGTACAACATCACCATCGTCGGTATCGAGGCCGAACCGGACGCTCCGGCAGCAGCCATCGATGCAACGGAGACCACAGCATGA
- a CDS encoding cation:proton antiporter: MNELPFLLAAGAMLCAFFAVSYASQSFRLPSVLSFILLGAAAHFWFFQNHLVHLASEIGIVLMFFVLGLEFPLARMRDISRKIWPAGLLDVIFNLGGTIGIGWAFGLDFFTAFTIGSIAYATSSSMSAKMLDEKKRLASPETEFILALLIFEDLVAPVLVSVLAGTQGGDAITAGSLGLLLAKLILLTASAMFLGLYGFRKISVFVERNIDTDFMPLFSVGIALGYAGFAVWLGLSEILGAFLAGMMLSETGRSAELEHLALPIRDLCLPFFFFWFGTSIRFDEGVSNIGILAALIVWAVTGKVIAVYAGATRYGLSPKVACRAACSMVQRGEFSAIIASLAPPAWRVFSGIYILTTAGIGMLLFDKAPILAKRFVAKAAAPDGS; the protein is encoded by the coding sequence ATGAACGAGCTGCCCTTTCTGCTGGCGGCAGGCGCCATGCTGTGCGCCTTTTTTGCGGTCAGCTATGCGTCGCAAAGCTTCCGGCTGCCATCGGTACTCTCCTTTATCCTGTTGGGCGCCGCCGCCCATTTCTGGTTTTTTCAGAACCATCTGGTGCATCTGGCTTCGGAGATCGGCATCGTGCTGATGTTCTTTGTCCTCGGCCTCGAATTTCCGCTGGCCAGGATGCGCGATATTTCCCGAAAAATCTGGCCTGCCGGGCTTCTCGATGTCATCTTCAACCTGGGCGGGACCATCGGCATCGGATGGGCCTTCGGCCTCGATTTCTTCACGGCCTTCACCATCGGATCGATTGCCTATGCCACCAGCTCCTCGATGAGCGCCAAAATGCTCGATGAGAAGAAGCGCCTGGCCAGCCCGGAAACCGAATTCATCCTGGCCCTGCTCATTTTCGAAGACCTCGTTGCGCCGGTCCTGGTGTCGGTGCTTGCCGGGACACAGGGCGGGGATGCGATCACGGCCGGATCGCTCGGCCTGCTGCTGGCCAAACTCATCCTGCTGACGGCGAGCGCCATGTTTCTGGGGCTCTATGGATTCCGGAAAATATCCGTTTTTGTGGAGCGAAACATCGACACCGATTTCATGCCGCTGTTTTCGGTGGGCATTGCCCTGGGGTATGCCGGATTTGCCGTATGGCTGGGGCTATCGGAGATCCTGGGGGCATTTCTGGCCGGCATGATGCTATCTGAAACCGGCCGATCCGCAGAGTTGGAACATCTTGCCCTGCCGATCCGGGATTTGTGTCTCCCGTTTTTCTTCTTCTGGTTCGGCACATCCATCCGGTTCGACGAGGGCGTCTCGAACATTGGCATATTGGCAGCGCTGATCGTCTGGGCGGTGACTGGAAAAGTGATCGCCGTCTATGCGGGCGCCACCCGCTACGGTCTGAGCCCGAAGGTTGCCTGCAGGGCGGCCTGCTCGATGGTACAGCGGGGGGAGTTTTCGGCCATCATCGCAAGCCTTGCTCCCCCGGCATGGCGGGTGTTCAGTGGAATTTACATTCTTACCACAGCAGGCATCGGCATGTTGCTCTTTGACAAGGCGCCGATTCTGGCAAAAAGATTCGTCGCGAAGGCAGCCGCGCCTGATGGTTCATAG
- a CDS encoding diadenylate cyclase has product MEAFLHFFKGIRWQDVIDIGLNSYILFRFYILFRKTNVFRILIGVALLWIFQQAAAFLGLIVTSWVVQAITTVAALIIVVVFRNEIRSVLQTKNIRAILWGVSFKQPQTPVQMIVESAFDLAKRRIGAIMVIQGKESLSEAVQQGIPCNAVISREMITSIFWPDNPVHDGAMIIDGDQIAEVGVILPLSLRQDLPSYYGTRHRAAIGIAEMTDALVIVVSEERGTILAIRGNQIQRVLRPEELADILSRHGGDEGRHDAAQTRRLRIEAATAAFLSFLVITGAWYSITRGLETLTTIDVPIEYMNRSPAMEIVDTSVSALRLQLSGSDTLIRSVRQDQVRVRIDLDGAVVGKNTYTITNDNISLPPGLFIKGYQPATVEVTLDTPGKKMLPIQADWTGKLPENLRIASVQIEPSRVLVVGGSRILEKIQTVYTEKISLDTITSSRSISVNLALTPASLKVGPGYREKVMVDIVVKPKETK; this is encoded by the coding sequence ATGGAAGCATTTCTGCATTTTTTCAAGGGAATTCGCTGGCAGGATGTCATCGACATCGGGTTGAACAGCTATATTCTGTTCCGCTTCTACATCCTGTTCCGCAAAACCAATGTCTTCCGGATACTGATCGGTGTTGCACTGCTCTGGATCTTCCAACAGGCGGCTGCCTTTCTGGGCCTGATCGTCACCAGTTGGGTCGTTCAGGCCATCACGACGGTTGCAGCACTCATTATCGTTGTGGTGTTCCGAAACGAAATCCGCAGCGTCCTGCAGACCAAGAACATTCGGGCCATCCTGTGGGGGGTTTCTTTCAAGCAACCGCAAACGCCGGTGCAGATGATTGTCGAAAGCGCCTTCGATCTGGCCAAACGCCGCATCGGGGCCATCATGGTCATCCAGGGAAAGGAGAGTCTGAGCGAAGCTGTTCAGCAGGGCATCCCCTGCAATGCCGTCATCAGCCGGGAGATGATTACCAGCATTTTCTGGCCCGACAACCCGGTGCATGACGGCGCCATGATCATCGATGGGGACCAGATCGCCGAGGTCGGGGTCATCCTTCCCCTGAGCCTTCGGCAGGATCTGCCTTCCTATTACGGCACACGGCACCGTGCGGCCATCGGGATCGCGGAGATGACCGATGCCCTGGTCATCGTGGTCTCGGAAGAACGGGGAACGATCCTGGCCATCCGGGGAAACCAGATTCAGCGGGTGCTGCGGCCAGAAGAGCTCGCCGATATTCTGAGCAGGCACGGCGGAGACGAAGGCAGGCACGATGCGGCCCAGACGCGAAGACTCCGCATAGAAGCCGCTACCGCAGCTTTCCTCTCATTTCTGGTCATTACCGGCGCGTGGTACAGCATCACCCGGGGCCTGGAAACCCTGACCACCATCGATGTCCCGATCGAGTACATGAACCGAAGCCCGGCGATGGAAATCGTCGATACCTCCGTCAGCGCCCTGCGGCTGCAACTCAGCGGCTCCGACACCCTGATCCGCTCCGTACGCCAGGATCAGGTGCGGGTCCGGATCGATCTGGACGGAGCCGTCGTCGGCAAGAACACCTATACCATCACCAACGACAACATCTCGCTCCCTCCGGGTCTTTTTATCAAAGGCTATCAACCTGCCACCGTCGAAGTCACACTCGACACTCCCGGAAAGAAGATGCTTCCGATTCAGGCGGACTGGACCGGGAAACTGCCCGAAAACCTCCGGATCGCCAGTGTGCAGATCGAGCCATCCCGGGTGCTGGTCGTAGGCGGAAGCCGCATCCTGGAAAAAATCCAGACGGTCTACACCGAAAAAATTTCGCTCGACACGATCACCTCCTCGAGGAGCATATCCGTAAACCTCGCCCTCACACCGGCTTCCCTCAAGGTCGGGCCGGGGTACAGGGAAAAGGTGATGGTGGATATTGTGGTGAAGCCGAAAGAGACGAAGTAG